From a region of the Solanum stenotomum isolate F172 chromosome 2, ASM1918654v1, whole genome shotgun sequence genome:
- the LOC125854503 gene encoding 40S ribosomal protein S16-like, which produces MEAAAATAESVQCFGRKKTAVAVTHCKRGKGLIKINGVPIELVQPEILRYKAYEPILLLGRHRFAGVDMRIRVKGGGHTSQIYAIRQSIAKALVAFYQKYVDEQSKKEIKDILVRYDRTLLVADPRRCEPKKFGGRGARSRFQKSYR; this is translated from the coding sequence ATGGAGGCGGCGGCAGCAACGGCGGAATCTGTTCAATGCTTCGGGCGGAAGAAGACGGCTGTAGCAGTAACCCACTGCAAACGCGGTAAAGGTTTGATCAAGATCAACGGTGTACCTATCGAGCTAGTGCAACCAGAGATTCTCAGGTACAAGGCTTATGAACCTATTTTACTTTTAGGACGACATCGTTTTGCTGGTGTAGACATGAGGATCCGTGTGAAAGGTGGAGGTCACACCTCACAAATCTATGCAATTCGTCAGTCAATTGCGAAAGCACTTGTTGCATTTTACCAGAAGTATGTTGATGAGCAGTCGAAGAAGGAGATTAAGGATATACTTGTGCGATATGATAGGACTTTGCTTGTTGCTGATCCTAGACGATGTGAGCCCAAGAAGTTTGGTGGTCGTGGTGCTCGTTCTAGGTTCCAGAAATCTTACcgttaa